Part of the Phragmites australis chromosome 23, lpPhrAust1.1, whole genome shotgun sequence genome is shown below.
TGCTAATAGCCTATTTGAGCTTCTACATACAAACCTGATATGCCTAGCAACTCAGTGCTGTATGCTATTTGAGTGACTGgacaggtttttttttttttttacacctGGATGATGTGATTATATCATGAACATTCTACAACAGTAGCAACAATTTTATAACCCATGAACCTCTTGTTTTACCAGTTCAGCATTTTCACCTGCTATATGGTTTTAACTCATGCATGTCAACATCACAGCACGTAAATATTGTATCATGAGCAGGAACAATACCATCTGCAGCCCTGTGATTTTATATATCTTAACCCTCCATTTAACTGAAGTTAGTAAACCATAGTTGAGGCATCCCAATCAAAACAtggttttgtttttcttttttgttcacGGTTAGCTGCAGGAGGACGACTTCAGAGGTATTCACTGCTTTATCACTTTGATAGTGACGTAAGGGACGGAAGCCGAAGGATGGAGTAGTGTGCAGTTTTGACGATTCCCAAGCTGGAAACGTTGGAACATCATGTGCTCAATTTTCCTCTCCGAACAAGCTGCTATCAGGAATCGCGTCCAGAGATCTGATCAGATTAAGATCAGATCAAGACGCAACTCCAAGCAACGTTACATGTATCATTTTAAGAACAGGTTACACGGCACTTtttatttgaaggtgctagTCAAACAGAAGCAACGTATAGCATTCATCCTACTTTTAAAGCTGAATGTTTTATTCGAAATTTCACGGGCCTTTTTCCTTTAATCATTTTTTTCCAAAGGATGATAAGAGCGTTGCCGAGTTTTTTTAAGAAGAGAATTGACCcaatttataataaaaacagGGCCCGAAAACTATATAACCGCACAATTAGTGTAAGGGACAACTAAAAAAACCTGCATGACAGACAAACTCCGCCAAAGCAACAGCTCACAAGGACACACTACAGTCACTTGGACATTACAACTGACCGATTACGCCGTAGGATAACACTGCCAAGCATGAATGCAGCTACGACTTACTACAACAATCCACAACAACTGCATCAACCACCAACTCCGTCACAAGGGGGCAGGGGGAGTAGCTATGCACTGTGTCATCGTTGTCGAGCTCTATCATGCCCCTATAATATAGTAGCTCTGACTTCACAATAGCACGGCTAGCCCCAAGCACCAAAGTTGACCAAAAGCGTAGAGTAACACAAACAAGGAAAACATACACgaccaaaggaaaaaaaaaaacaagggctCTGAAAGGGCCGGAGAGGTCGAAGCCACCGCCGAAGATACAGGTCCACTCACAAGCCACCATCAGCAGCAATTCCAAGGGTGTCTCCTCTGCGATCCCTCCAAGGAGGGTACAACATCACCATCGCAGTTCGGACACCCGGAGCTAGTTTTCACCTAGAGAAACACCAAAAGGGGGGGGCATCACAACAATGCCTCCAACGAGGGTAGTGGCGCCAATGCTGTCACCGTTATCAGCGTCGGCAGGGAGCTAAGCAGGGCCTTCACCCGAGACCCCCACCACCTGCTCAACGAAAACTAATCTGCCCCTACCACACACGCATCGGCCCCCAAGCCACCACCAAGCTGTTGTGCTTCCCACGGGCCGAATCCGGGGGAAAGAAGGCATAATTCGGCGAAGGGGAGGAGCACAGGCGGCATGAGGAGGCTAGGAAGCGAGCACAGTCGGGTGGAGAGGGTAGCCCCACAGAGCATCGGCACAGGGTAGGGAAGCACCAAATAGCAAGGAGGACAGTCGAGGCCCCACAACCATAGGCAAGCAGCATGGCGAGAGGTTGCGTTCCAGCAGTCTAGGCAACCCCAATCGATCGGACTCGAGCCGATCCACATGGATCCGCCTGCCGACTAGCGATCATGGCAAGGCGACCAATGGGCAGTAGAAAGCCACAAACAACAGTCAGACCCGAGCAATGCCCTTAGCAAGGCAACCAACCAAGTAACCCCCTCAACGAGGCATCCCCGAATGATGGCCAGGAGATGACCTTAGACCCCTGAGATTTGAACCGAGCGGAGGAAGAAGACGCATTTGACGCCTAAAAAGCCTGAATTCAAGCAGGCCAGCAAAGGAACCGCGGCCAACAACGCCCCACGCCGCCTTGGAACGACAGTGCGGTCTCTGGCAGGTGCAAGATTATTGAGGAGGGGGGAGAGGGGAGAGACAAGGCCATGCGGACATCGTCGCTGGCCGCCAGTGGCCCCGTCGAGTCATAGTGGAGGGGGCTAGGGCACGATGCGATGTcgcccctcccccctccccccccccccccgagtcGCCTCTCAGAGAAGATGTGGGGTAGTCGTTCTTCTCTCTTTAATCATAATATGGGACAAAATACTAAGCTTCTGTTAATAAACACATTCGAGCAATTCATCTGGTTGGACATGTCAACTTCTGTTCATAGCCATTGATGTGTCAAGCCATAGGTAAAGAAAAAGGTGCAGCACTAAAACAATAATTACCATCATGAAAACAACACTTCTTGTTGAAAACTACGCCTTACAAAAAAGCAATGCTTGGGGCTAACATCTTCCAATGAAATTCAGGTACATCCCTGGGAAGAAAAGCACTATGGGCAACCGACTGCGAAGACATAAGCTTCAAAACTCCTCAACAGTAGTCACAGGTGACTCCAATGGTGATTCTGATTTCTGGTGTTGATCTCGTTGAACTCCTGCCTCTTCGGCGTAGGAGTGTGTGAGGGGGGGAGGGGTTGGCGGATCGACGTCAGGTGTAGCTTGTTGGGTAGGTAGAAGTTGGTTTAGGTGCAGATCTTCGAGGTTACATAGTTTTCCCGATGGAGCCGTCGGCGATGTCATCATGCGGGCTTTTGCTTCTGCACTCTTTCTTCGGTGATGTTGCCTTCTCCGACAATGTCCTTAGGGAGAGCTGTGGAAGTGTGATATGTGTGGCTTCTGCCTGTTTGTGGGTGGTTGTTCTTACCAGATCACCGGTGTTTTTGCCGATGGTTCTGGTTTAAATTGCAAAAGGTTTGGGGTTCTTTGCCATCCCTTTTGTGGTTTGTGGCTTCGGGTTGCAGTCTCCTTGCTAGCGACAATGGAGGAGTGTTTTTTGTATTCGATCCGGCGATGCAACTACTGATACACTTTCAGTGGTTTAGATGTGTTTTGGCTATGGTTCCGAAGTGCTGGATATTGTAGCATTTCTAAGGTTCAGAGTTGGTCGGCGGTCTTGATACGTGGAGGGTTGCTCCAGGGTCTTAATTCGTGTAGATGGACTAGGTTCGCCGGAGGTGAAGACGACGCAAGGACCTAGAAgtgttttattttcttttctttgttctcTAGGGCTTTTTGTATTTTTGAAAGATGGGATGTTTTATGCTCCAAATTAATATAACACCTTtccctagaaaaaaaaaagaaaagaaaagcactACGGGCAAACAAGAAAAGACAACACTGGAAAGAAtctaagaaagaaaagaaaacacctCTGTGGAAACGACAACAGAAAACCTAGTAATGAGAATCCCCTACCTACTATCTGTCAAAACATCGAGGAACACGTTGCAAACTAGGATGGAAGTGATTGGTTGCTCATGCACGATAATATGATACAATCGTTTAAATACGATGTGATATTGTAGAGGTTTTGTCGTATTGCAAAGTTCAAATCATGCACTCTAATCCAGTCAGAAATCCGGACAGATATTTCAACCTCCGATCATGGCGAAAGTTGGTAGACTAAGACCTAGTTTGGTGCTGTGGCTTTGTATGTTTTGGGCTGCAGAACATGATAATTATGGGAGCACTTATAGGATATATCACTTGATTCGATGGAAATTACTTAATGCTccctctatttctttttataagATGTATTAGGTTTTGAGAAAGTATTTTAAAGTATACTTggattattaattttttttataatatattattcattgctatgaagctaatatcttattaaaagatatatgaaatatgaatatattgatatatCTTTTGTTCATCAAACATACacataatttaactaattattgatcaaaatttattaagtttgatttttttaatcttaaTACGTcctatattttgaaatggagggagtacataattagttataaaaataatgagCACCGAGGGGGACGACGTCCCCTAAGATTTTATTAAGAGGATGCCAAGCCTCAAACCTAAGCCGGCTCAGTGAGACCGTGCTTGACTGACCGTTAGTATTGTGAGAGGTTTGACTACATAATTAGTTATAGTAAATGGTATATTTTCCTCAAGCGCTTTGGGAAGAATTCCAACTTTTCAACCCTTAATTATGCCCTGAGTTCATTTTTCAACAAGAAACTGTAAACTCGTCTGAAATATAACTCTTAGTCCTCTCCTAATGCTCCAACAAGGttggttttttttaacattaatTAGGTGTTCATGTAAGCAAAACGCTGATGTAGTAAGCTatttaaagaggagagagattGATTTTATTTTCTACGAAAGAAACTAGCTTTTTGAGTATCCTAAATGATTATGacataataaattattttaaaaaacctCAAGAAATAAGaaacacacatgcatacatttgAAGCTTATTTCTTAACTACAATATTTTACCGCCTCTCTTTTAAGATatcataaaaaacaaaatattgaaAGTGGCCTTCACTTGCCAAACCGGGTTGTAAAACACGGGGTGTCGTTAGTGAATTGGGCCATGTCGTCATGTCGAATGTAATAAGTATTTTGCCGCTACAAATGCATCTTTACCTTTGCCCTTATTCTTTCTCTCAGCTGTGGAACAATACCACATAATACCTTTGAGACAGCTCCCTTTAACCACCTTATTGGGATTATTAACCAGTTACTAGATATTTATTGGTTCTCCTATTCAGTTGCATTCCTGGAGTTTTTCTTTCGTTCAACACCAATTAtcatgaatccattttaaaactCCAAAGCGGAAGATGCTTGGAGCATATCCGTACCTCGAGGAAATAAATGCTAACGAAACAGAGTCCCGAAGTATTGGGCAGACTGTTATGGAAAATTGATACTTCCTCTGCTCACAAATACTTGACCTTTTAAATAAGATTTAATCACAATTTTAGAACTTTAAACATCAATAACCTTTAAAAtatctattatattagtaaTTGGTTAATAAAAAAAACCTTCTACTTCGCtctcaagataaaaaaaaaattagcatattcataaaaaaaataaagtgatACTCTACATATTTATAAATTACTCGGTACTATCTTCCGATGGGAGTAAGAATTTTTTATGGCGAAATAAATGCTGCTGCCGTTGGGTCTGAAATAAATGTCAAGTACAGTACAGTACGAGTATCATATTAGTAGTGGACCCAACCATTCTTCTACTGTTCTACAAGCAGCCCCATTAGTACCGCTTGCATTGTTAGACCATACCTAGCTATATtcttttgatttctttttctaccaaaatCTCTTTCTTATTCTCATTCTAAAATTCAAAgatttctttttctaccaaattctctttcttatttttattttaaggGGTCGTTTGGTAGAAttctgattctgtggtgagagtgattTTGTGATGGAAATAGGATGGAGGTGATTTTATGGTAGAAGtgattctatttgtaaaatCATTTGGTAtgttagtggtggaagtgattcttgagagaatattgtgttgaaattgagAAGAATCAGATAGGAATCAAAtggaagctagttttttcaGTCCCCACCTCGCTATACAAAACGGGAAGTAATTCCCGCACGGAATCACTCTCCGACCAACCCATTTGGCAGCACGAAATCAGCTCCCAGAGCTCAACCAAACAAAACctaaaatccataaaaaaaaaagaaaaaatcttaTCGAAAAAACAATCTTAAAAATCTCTTCATCGTAAAAACCGTTAAACATTGTAAAGAATAAAAATTGCTTCACGAAAAAATTCTCGTGCATAAAGAAAATCCATCCCTTAAACTCCAGCGTGGGCCGAGCAAAGGACACGGTACAGTATTTGTAATAAATTACACAACACCTCTTATTGACGCACTCCAGCAGCTGAGGTGGTACAACaaaattatttgctctctagtCCCACTGGCCATGACAAGACTACCTACTCTATGTTATTAAATCGGCATTCCCGAAAACGAAACGCTTATTATTTGCATCTAGAACAAAGACATGAACTCTTAATAATTTAATTACGCTTAAACCTCGTTAAGCTCCTCTCCCTTAAACTCGTACTCGCTCTTTTTTACCACCGCGAACAGCGGCTCCTTCTTCCTGGTGGCCAGCCCGAAGCTCTCGTCGAGGTTGACGTCCTCGGCGCGAACGCCGGCGGGGAGCGCCCACTCGAAGTGGTACAGCAGGCTGGCCAGCGACACCTGCACGGTGGCCAGCGCGAACGTGTACCCGGGGCACCCCCTCCGCCCGCCGCCGAACGGCAGCAGCTTGAAGTCTGGGTCCTTGAGGTCAatctcgccgccgccgttctcGAACCGCTCCGGCGAGTACTCCAGCGGGTTCTCCCAGACCTCCGGGTCCCTGCCCATGGCGAAGGTGTTGATGAACACGCGCGTCTTGGCCGGGATGTCGTAGCCACCGAGCGTGCACGGCGCCACAGACTCCCGCGGCACGAGCAGTGGGACAGCCGGATGGAGCCGGAACGTCTCCTTGATGATTGCGCGCATGTAGTGGAGCTCGCCGAGGTCAGACTCCTCCACGCGGCCCTTGTCGCCGACGATGCGCCGCACCTCGTCCTGCGCCTTCTTGAGGACGCGCGGGTGCCGGACCAGCTCTGTCATCACCCACTCGAGCGTCGCGAACGTCGTGTCCGTGCCGGCGACGAACATGTCCTGCAAGCCACATCCATAGCATGCCAGTTGGTACTGATGATTCGTGCACACACAACGCATAAATCATATGAAGGACAGAGAGTAATGATAAGTCGGTGTCATCGCTTACGCTAAAAGCGCATGTTTGATTGAATCTAGCACGAAAGGAGTGGCGTACCAGGACGAGGGCCTTGAGGTTATCGTTGGTGAGGGGGACCTCGAGGTCCGGTGACTTCTGGACGCGGAGAAGGACGTCTACGAAGTCCTCGTCGCGATCCCCAGGAATGTGCTGGCGCTTGCCGCTGATGTGCTCCTCGACGATCTCGTCGCAGACCTCGCGGAGGTCGGCGAGGCAGCTCTTGagacggcggcggaggcccgtAAGGGTGCTGGCGACGGGCTCGAGCTCCGGGAAGAAGTCGCCGATGGTGAACCCGGCGAAGAGGTCCTGCGCCTCGGCGAGCACCGCACCGAGCTTGTCGCCCTTGCCGTGCGGAAACCGGCGGCCGAAGGCGACGCGGCAGAGAACGTCGTTGGCCAGGTTGAGGAAGCACTCGCTGAGGTCGACGGGCGTTTCCGGCGTGGTGTTCTTGGTGAGGTgcgcgaggaggcggcggagctcCTTGACGCGGACGCTACCATAGGTGGCCACGCGGCGCGCCGACAGGAGCTCCGACACGACCACCCGCCGCGCCATCCGGTGGTAGGCGCCCGCAGGCGCGAACGTCACGTCGGAGCACCCGAACGACAGGAACTGCCCCGACAGGAGGTGCGGCCGCGACGCCAGCGCGGCGTCGTTGGTGGTGAGCGCGGCGCGCGCCAGGTCCGGCTTGGAGATCACCACGGCGTGCACGCTGCCCAGCCGCAGCCGGAGCAGCGGCGCGCGCATGGTCCGCGCCAGGTCGGCCAGCGCGTGGTGGGGCATATCGGACAGCAGGTGCAGGTGCCCGATGATCGGCCACCccggcggcgccggaggcagCCGCTGCGGCGACCGGCTACGCGTCGTGTAGTACACATACGCGGCGGAGAGCGCGAAGAGGAGCAAGGACACCGATGACACAAGATTGAACTCCATCTCCATGGCTTGAAGGCTGAGCaagttctttcttgtgagctaGCGAGCTTGGTTTGGACGCTGTGTGGTTAACCGTGGTTAAGTGTGTGGTGTTTATATAAGCAAGCCTTACCAGCTGGGGTGGTTGGTGAGGAAGTGAGATCGTTCTGGAGACAAGCGTTGTGGCAATGCTTTTTTGACATTGTCCTCGAAATGTCAGTCTGACTCGATTAGGTTTAGTATATTTGCCGAAGCGATCAAGGTAGAAAGTTATTACAAGCTCTCTTGGCCTCTTTGACCATGTGATGATGTGACTTTTCTACGTTTCTTAAGCTCATGGTTGGTAGGATCTTAGGAAAGTTTTGCAGTAATGATTTCATTTTATAAGATATGTCATGATAGATTATAGGAAAGTTTTGCAGTAATTATTTCATTATAGAAGATAGGTCATAATAGATTAAGTATTTATTTGAATAGACTCTGGTTTTAGAGTTTTTAAGCTAGATGAGGAAGCGGTTTATTTGTTAAATCTTAATTATTAGTtttcataataa
Proteins encoded:
- the LOC133906321 gene encoding tryptamine 5-hydroxylase; the encoded protein is MEMEFNLVSSVSLLLFALSAAYVYYTTRSRSPQRLPPAPPGWPIIGHLHLLSDMPHHALADLARTMRAPLLRLRLGSVHAVVISKPDLARAALTTNDAALASRPHLLSGQFLSFGCSDVTFAPAGAYHRMARRVVVSELLSARRVATYGSVRVKELRRLLAHLTKNTTPETPVDLSECFLNLANDVLCRVAFGRRFPHGKGDKLGAVLAEAQDLFAGFTIGDFFPELEPVASTLTGLRRRLKSCLADLREVCDEIVEEHISGKRQHIPGDRDEDFVDVLLRVQKSPDLEVPLTNDNLKALVLDMFVAGTDTTFATLEWVMTELVRHPRVLKKAQDEVRRIVGDKGRVEESDLGELHYMRAIIKETFRLHPAVPLLVPRESVAPCTLGGYDIPAKTRVFINTFAMGRDPEVWENPLEYSPERFENGGGEIDLKDPDFKLLPFGGGRRGCPGYTFALATVQVSLASLLYHFEWALPAGVRAEDVNLDESFGLATRKKEPLFAVVKKSEYEFKGEELNEV